The genome window CAACAgaccaaaacatttaaaaatcaagacacATTTATAAGGGGTAAAGGGGAAGAGGGCTTCCTAAGGATATAATCCACGGTtgaattcataaagaaaaagactgacaGTCATTACTACATAAAATtggaattttagaattaaaaaaataaaccaagcaaaatatttatatgtgacaaaaatgatagaaaaaatcaGCCAactcataaaagaagaaatcaaaatggccaaaaaaatccAATCTTACTACTAAGGTAAATTGAAACAACTGTGTGATTCAAAACTATCAAAATTGGTACATGGTTTTTAAGAGAGAATAAAATGCATTGCTGGACAGGGTTTAGGAAACAGGCATATTCATCAGTTTATTAATTTCGGtaataaattttagaagataATTTGGTAGTTGGTATCAAATATTTATAACTTAATTTAAATTCTAAAGGATTGTCCTAGAAATTAGATGTATGAAATGGATTACATAAAAAATGCCTACCATAATGTTAtctgtaattttgaaaaaataaaaccacttctCACAGATAactgtgagaagaaaaaaatgacaagaaaaatcaTGTTCAGTACACATGATTTAGTGAAAAAAGTCAGTTACATAAAAGGACATGCCATGATTCCAACTGTCAAATTCAAATACAGACAcctatgtgtgtatctgtgtacatatgtattatgaactgaatgtttgtgtcccttcccaaaattcatgtgttaatgtcttaacccccaatgtgactgccTGTGAGGAggataaaggttaaatgaggccataagggtggagccctaatTCAATCAAGTTGGTGTCCTTATAACAAAAGGAAGAGATACCAAAGCTCTCTTTCTTCACCATGTGAGGACTCAACAAGAAGggggctgtctgcaagccaggaagagagccctcaccaggaaTACAATTGACCAGCACCTTAATTTTGGACTagccagcctccaaaactgtgtgaaaacaaacttctgttgtctaagccacccagtctgttgtattttattatggcagcctgagcaggcTAAGACAACATCCATGTGGGGTATATAGTAGTAGTACATCGAAATGTTTAATTATAGGTTATATCTGAGGGCCGAGATTATGGATGACTTATATGTTTCTTGATACTCTTTGTATTTACAGCAAACAGCTTTTATaagaagcaggagaaaaatatatttaaaaagcaaaggtaTTTTTAACTGGAGTAAAAAGAACTCTAAAAAAATGGAGTAGctctttttcctaatttattcAGATTATGCTTTTATAGACCTATGTCAGATTTTTACCTGATTACAAATGCAGTATCGTGGTTCATTTGGGTCATAAGTCCAATCAACCTGACTGTTCGAATCAGATTCTGGTACAACTGTTGTTTGTTGAGAGATTTCTTGTACAACAGTTGATGACGAAGAACATGATgataaggaagaagaggaggaggaagatgaggactGCTGGCTTGAAGACTTGTTGTTGTTTCTGAAAAAACAGTATCAGTTTTATTTGCTCAGCATCCATAAGAAGTTACCCGAAAATAACTTCTCAGTAAGTGGTATGATatgaaataacattaaatgtataaattaatatttaacacTCAATCTGATAAACAGATTTAAAAGCACAATTGTTTAgagcaataaaacatttttcataaagtttatttttatctgagatttttttgttttctggagaacaaatatattcaaaggaaattctttcaaaatatttcaaagtttttagaataaatttttaatcAGTTACTACTTACCATTGATTTAAATTGTAGGTAATACTTTTAAGAATTAGTATTAGTTATGGCTACCTTACAgacattctttgtatttttaagcaAACTGAATACTCTTCATCaaaatctaaaatacaaatacacagaagcatttgatgaaaataatcaTGACCATCAACTGACATGTGAATACTTACCTGTGTAGGACAGGAAACAAAAAGTGTTAAAATTCACAAGAAATTTACCATTATCTGTatgctaataaattttaaaaatacaaaaatttatcATCGGTAGTTATAATAAGTTTGGgttattaaatgaatttttaagatatttagcACTTTTGTGATAATTCTACATTGATCATTCTTTTAGAGATTTAGTCACAGAAAGTACAGGAACACAGAAGATACAACATTTACTTGCAGAAAATACaatacatttaaagaataaattatgatacagtTATGATACAATTCTTTTGGCCAAGCATTCGAACTTTCACTATGTATGAATACCTAACATATGCAGGTACTTTGGAAAGATGGTGCCAAATGCTGTTCGGGTTTTTATATAATCATCCTAAGAGTCTCATCCATAAAATCTAgagatattttcataatttcaatTTTGGGGATGTAATACCAAGAATTAAGACAACTTGCtcttaataaaaatgaagaatcttatttaaaaaaatttccaggaaACACATGACAAAATAAGGTGTTATAAGCAGAAAAAGTTTCATAAAATGGTTTATcttaatgaacaaaacaaagtaaagagAAGTCATTTATTAATAAACCCAATTTAAGACTCTAGAAAAATTACGGTCTCTTAGCACTTTTTAAAGACTTCATCCGTTTCAAAGTAAGTCAGTGTGAAGGAAATGTCATGTCTTCCCACCTCCCCAAAGTTCACCCTGCCCCATCATATCATGCTGCCTTTGTTTAATATACAGAAGCCCAGCTGGATGCCAGGTAGTCCGCATACTTAGTAAAGGTACAGGCTACTGTAGCAATAAAACTTACTTGCTCTTTCTCCCACTCCGTGAATCTGCTGCTGATGAGCTAGCATTCTGTGTCAATGTAGTCATGAGCGCTGAAGATGATGAATAGCCAGCTGCTTCCCTGGGCATGGAAAACTCTTTTCCCAGCTGAAAGTCATTATTCTTAAATGCTTCATAACTGGCTTTTAAACTTGATGTTCTTCGTCCCTCTTTCATCTTAGAAAGACATTCATTGGTAgtattaataaatataagtatgtatattttctttttcaagtcttACTAGTTACAGCATTATTTTGGCTTATccaatattattttgtttaaaccattattttcatcattgtaATTTAAGCTATTTTATGTAAAGATTTAAGATCAGTTTTTACCTAGTTATGAAATAACTACAGGATGGGTATCTTAATTTGGAATACAGATAACCAGTACAGAAGTGAACAAACTCAAGGCAACCTAAGTTCTGAGGCGACAGAGAAAGCCCTGGAACTGGTAGAAAGAATAAAGTATAGTCCTAGCAGGTGCTGTGGCTTACAGTCAAGAATATGGGTGTCATAAGCAATTACTATGAGAAGGGATCTGCAAGAGGTTGTACGaatctattttttacttttcattaacAATCAGGGAATTTCTGCATAttcatttcattaaataaaatgtcagatatcataaaactatgatttaaaaatgaaactctaCAATGCAAGAAAACTCTTTTTGTTCCTATCTAGTTGTTTCTATTTGAGTTTGCCAAGGATCCAgataaaatttaacattgtttccaaacctttttcctttttacctgAGCTGTAGCTTGAACTGCTTGGGCTGCTGCCATGGTAATTGCCCCTGCACCAGTTCCTGAAGACAAGGAGCCAATATTATAGGatgccagaggctgggaggaaTTCACATTATAAGCATTGTTAGAAGAGGCTGTAGAATTATTATTTCGACAACCTGTATAGAAttaaagaagcaataaaaatggTTAGAGAGAACATAAAGTTAGTGAGCTTAAAATATATTAGTTCTCAGCACAGATATAatcactaaatttaaaattttcatgtcacgtttttgcttctttcttcctatGGTAGACTTTAACCAGGTAAAGAATCTGTATAATTAATCTTAATTGCTGTCATTTCCCTTTACTTTAatgtaaacaaaaaaagaaaacaatcatatTTAAGATAATAAACTTACCCAGTGTATTTTCCTTAGAGGCATCTGATGTTAGGGTAGATAAAAGAGCTTCAGATTTAAACTTCTTTTCAGGTATATGATCTGTTGTCGTATGGTGAGAAGTTGgattatatttcctttctgaatataaattaaaaattcaaatttttttaaattttagagaacTATAGGCAAGGCATAATATTGTACTTTCATCTGGTTATAAACTGATACAGTTATGATCTGAGGTCCTCATGGAATACAGAACATTATGTTTTCTGAGAAGACAGGACAAACAGAACTCTCTGTGTCACCTGTTTTAGTAAGAGCAGACTGCTCggacatttaaaaaactttaatagCAAAGTAGTGAAGATAACCCATGATACACCATGGTTTCACACATAACATGAGGAGAATTTTGTTTTCAAGACATTaactacaatttaaaataattttcaatcaATCTTTCTTTCATATCAAATTGCTCTGTCAAAAAAAGGCACCAATACGGTCATCTAGCCAGCTAGCATCTGACTAACCATTCATTTACTAACTCACCAACCATTTGAGACTTTATTATAAGCCAACAGTAAGCTAAAAAACAGTAAATAGTCAGCTAAAAAATTAGTAAGCGAAAAAATTGAAAAGCAAggataaaaaagacaaagagccCACAATCAAGTAGTTTACTGTTTGGCTTAGTTCTAACACTCCCTGGAGAGAATCAGGTATCTGTATGTAGTCAGTATACACTGCTACTAGTACCACACGTTCTTCTGCAATGAATTCCAGGGAAAACAGACTACCTGTTCCCAAATCAAATATGCTCTTCCCAAATGAAGAAGATAAATCTGTCAGTAATTGtgatgaaaaaaatacatctcaCAAAATAAAAGGGGAGGATATTCGTTTCCCAATTGGTTGTGTAAAGCTAGTGAAAGAGAAGACATAGAtaatataatgaatttttaattgtctttaaaattttagctgtCCTAAATCAAACTTACTTTCCACTGGAGTATGTGAGTGAGCATGGTGATTGTTCACTGGCTGTGAAGGAGTATCTAATTCCAgagatccttaaaaaaaaaaaaaaaaaaaaaaaaaaaaagagaggcataGAGATATACCACATGAGATATCGCCACAGAACTTTACACATCAATCAAATACAGGCACTCTGTACCCTTAACCAGCAAAGGACTGGCAAGCTCTGATGCCTATGCATGTACCATTTTAGCCAAACACATTAGGGGTCACCACTGCCAATTTTACCCTGAGCCAATCTGATCCTCTTTCTAAACAATAAGTAACCTATTTTTCAATATTCACCTTAAGTACAAAATGGGTCAAGGCATGCTAATGTCTGAGTTAGGGAATTCACGACATTTGGTACCACATAAGTGGATGAATGGGTATTATAACTCCATTACTGATCTGAAAAACTCAACCTAGAGTTACTGAGCTGAAGACCTTTTAATGGGAGAGTCTAAAGTATTAGGCATTGGGACATTActatatgaaagaaaattatttgatcaTTAAAATGACATGTGATAGTAAAGACTTCCTAAAAGAAGTTAGGGATTTTGTTTGTGAAAAGTGATGCACAGAATCTCTACTGCCaagctt of Physeter macrocephalus isolate SW-GA chromosome 5, ASM283717v5, whole genome shotgun sequence contains these proteins:
- the ING3 gene encoding inhibitor of growth protein 3 isoform X2; the encoded protein is MLYLEDYLEMIEQLPMDLRDRFTEMREMDLQVQNAMDQLEQRVSEFFMNAKKNKPEWREEQMASIKKDYYKALEDADEKVQLANQIYDLVDRHLRKLDQELAKFKMELEADNAGITEILERRSLELDTPSQPVNNHHAHSHTPVEKRKYNPTSHHTTTDHIPEKKFKSEALLSTLTSDASKENTLGCRNNNSTASSNNAYNVNSSQPLASYNIGSLSSGTGAGAITMAAAQAVQATAQMKEGRRTSSLKASYEAFKNNDFQLGKEFSMPREAAGYSSSSALMTTLTQNASSSAADSRSGRKSKNNNKSSSQQSSSSSSSSSLSSCSSSSTVVQEISQQTTVVPESDSNSQVDWTYDPNEPRYCICNQVSYGEMVGCDNQDCPIEWFHYGCVGLTEAPKGKWYCPQCTAAMKRRGSRHK
- the ING3 gene encoding inhibitor of growth protein 3 isoform X3, translating into MLYLEDYLEMIEQLPMDLRDRFTEMREMDLQVQNAMDQLEQRVSEFFMNAKKNKPEWREEQMASIKKDYYKALEDADEKVQLANQIYDLSSVSTFWLLCGREPGSPQSVDRHLRKLDQELAKFKMELEADNAGITEILERRSLELDTPSQPVNNHHAHSHTPVEKRKYNPTSHHTTTDHIPEKKFKSEALLSTLTSDASKENTLGTGAGAITMAAAQAVQATAQMKEGRRTSSLKASYEAFKNNDFQLGKEFSMPREAAGYSSSSALMTTLTQNASSSAADSRSGRKSKNNNKSSSQQSSSSSSSSSLSSCSSSSTVVQEISQQTTVVPESDSNSQVDWTYDPNEPRYCICNQVSYGEMVGCDNQDCPIEWFHYGCVGLTEAPKGKWYCPQCTAAMKRRGSRHK
- the ING3 gene encoding inhibitor of growth protein 3 isoform X1, with protein sequence MLYLEDYLEMIEQLPMDLRDRFTEMREMDLQVQNAMDQLEQRVSEFFMNAKKNKPEWREEQMASIKKDYYKALEDADEKVQLANQIYDLSSVSTFWLLCGREPGSPQSVDRHLRKLDQELAKFKMELEADNAGITEILERRSLELDTPSQPVNNHHAHSHTPVEKRKYNPTSHHTTTDHIPEKKFKSEALLSTLTSDASKENTLGCRNNNSTASSNNAYNVNSSQPLASYNIGSLSSGTGAGAITMAAAQAVQATAQMKEGRRTSSLKASYEAFKNNDFQLGKEFSMPREAAGYSSSSALMTTLTQNASSSAADSRSGRKSKNNNKSSSQQSSSSSSSSSLSSCSSSSTVVQEISQQTTVVPESDSNSQVDWTYDPNEPRYCICNQVSYGEMVGCDNQDCPIEWFHYGCVGLTEAPKGKWYCPQCTAAMKRRGSRHK